Proteins from one Lacrimispora sphenoides genomic window:
- a CDS encoding DUF4241 domain-containing protein, whose translation MGMDKQINKLKLLRAGESEKFFINSKFHEKMEEQSLGLLNLPTGKIVANDPLFIYETESFEKAVKPGQYPVILYVQHIEDDRRVAFAEIRFTENSPVRFELALIKGQDAEKLGEDEYYGYGVDSGTGGFMDELTCGEFVTLVGTFDDGMLPELEKALDDSYVYTYSTANYKLPGTDNNLTAFSSGYGDGCYASYWGYDKNHELCCLITDFDTIDDEE comes from the coding sequence ATGGGAATGGACAAACAAATAAACAAGCTGAAACTGTTGCGGGCAGGAGAAAGCGAAAAGTTTTTTATAAACAGTAAATTTCATGAAAAAATGGAGGAGCAGTCCCTTGGTTTGCTCAATCTCCCCACGGGAAAAATTGTAGCAAATGACCCGTTGTTTATTTATGAAACAGAGTCATTTGAAAAAGCAGTCAAGCCCGGCCAATACCCAGTCATTCTCTATGTGCAGCATATCGAAGATGACCGCCGTGTTGCATTTGCGGAAATACGCTTTACAGAAAATTCCCCTGTTCGTTTTGAACTTGCACTCATAAAAGGGCAAGATGCCGAAAAATTGGGTGAAGATGAATATTACGGTTATGGAGTAGACAGCGGAACAGGTGGCTTTATGGACGAGTTGACTTGCGGAGAGTTTGTGACGCTCGTTGGGACTTTTGATGACGGCATGCTTCCGGAACTGGAAAAAGCGTTGGACGACAGTTATGTATACACCTATTCCACAGCAAATTACAAACTTCCCGGAACAGACAATAATCTGACCGCTTTTTCAAGCGGCTATGGGGATGGCTGTTATGCTTCTTATTGGGGATATGATAAAAATCATGAGCTTTGCTGCCTGATTACGGATTTTGATACCATCGATGACGAGGAATAA
- a CDS encoding L,D-transpeptidase family protein, with product MWNEKMKALSKRGIIGNTIIVIASVILIYLLVSLYFTNHFYISTVINGVNVSLKANDDVDRIMRNYVKDYKLQLIERNGEIENITGQEVGLEYRGEDNITNLLHKQNSLKWIVSLFRDQKLYSKDLFTYNKKALENKISELNCLNNNLIEPQNVGFKYTDGSYELVEEVYGNKIRKDNLVKAIQLGILVGETKLDLNEKLCYENPQYTLTSDKTHKTRDILNKYVSTSITFTFGTKKEILDGNMIHKWLIVDDNLDVEINKTSVAKYVKELSKKYDTVGITRNFRSSVGKVVEVKGGLYGWKINQDAETKELLKNISHGLILTKEPVYTQKALSRDENEIGNTYVEINITRQHIWFYKDGKLIIHGPVVTGNPNRGYSTVVGAYMLNYKQRDTVLTGPGYAADVKYWMPFYGNIGVHDASWRRSFGGEIYKRNGTHGCVNAPLYLAKTIFEHIEEGIPIISYEE from the coding sequence ATGTGGAATGAGAAGATGAAAGCACTATCCAAAAGAGGAATCATAGGAAATACAATCATTGTTATTGCTTCAGTTATACTGATATATTTACTCGTATCATTATATTTTACAAATCATTTTTATATTTCCACAGTAATAAATGGAGTAAATGTTTCGTTAAAAGCGAATGATGATGTGGATCGGATAATGAGGAACTACGTAAAGGACTATAAGCTGCAACTTATAGAAAGAAATGGGGAAATCGAAAACATAACCGGGCAGGAGGTTGGATTGGAATATAGAGGAGAAGATAATATTACAAATCTTCTCCATAAGCAGAACTCTCTAAAATGGATCGTTTCATTATTTAGAGATCAAAAACTATATTCGAAGGATTTATTTACTTATAATAAAAAAGCTCTTGAAAATAAAATAAGTGAATTAAATTGTTTAAATAACAACCTGATAGAACCGCAAAATGTGGGTTTTAAATATACTGACGGTTCCTATGAACTGGTGGAAGAAGTGTATGGTAATAAAATAAGGAAAGATAATTTAGTGAAAGCGATTCAGTTGGGTATTTTGGTGGGAGAGACTAAATTAGATTTAAATGAAAAACTTTGTTATGAAAATCCCCAATATACCTTAACTTCAGACAAAACTCATAAAACCAGAGATATTTTAAATAAGTACGTATCAACCAGTATTACCTTTACATTTGGTACCAAAAAGGAAATACTAGATGGGAACATGATACATAAATGGCTAATTGTAGATGATAATTTGGATGTGGAAATAAACAAGACCTCTGTTGCGAAGTATGTGAAAGAATTGAGCAAAAAATATGACACTGTCGGAATTACAAGAAATTTCCGGTCATCGGTTGGGAAGGTAGTAGAAGTAAAAGGTGGACTTTATGGCTGGAAAATTAATCAGGACGCAGAAACTAAGGAACTGCTGAAAAATATAAGCCATGGGCTGATTCTTACCAAGGAACCTGTTTATACACAAAAAGCTTTGTCCCGAGATGAGAATGAGATAGGCAATACCTACGTAGAAATCAACATAACCAGGCAGCATATATGGTTTTATAAAGATGGGAAGTTAATTATCCATGGCCCAGTGGTAACAGGGAATCCTAACAGAGGATATTCAACTGTGGTTGGAGCCTATATGCTTAACTATAAGCAAAGAGATACTGTCTTAACAGGACCGGGTTATGCGGCGGATGTGAAGTACTGGATGCCTTTTTACGGAAATATAGGAGTTCATGATGCGAGCTGGAGGCGTTCCTTTGGTGGTGAGATATACAAAAGAAATGGTACCCATGGATGTGTAAATGCTCCATTATATTTAGCAAAAACGATTTTTGAACATATAGAAGAAGGGATTCCTATTATCTCTTATGAGGAATAG
- a CDS encoding AzlC family ABC transporter permease yields the protein MNTRREQLKSGIKDGIPICLGYFAVSFTFGIMAINYGLSPWQSIAISLTSLTSAGQFAGLGIITAGAPFAEMAIAQLVINLRYSLMSCSLSQKLDKTTPFYHRLLIGYGITDEIFGVSVCRPGPLNPWYCYGLFLLAVPGWTLGTAAGAFLGQLLPERALSALGVALYGMFLAIIIPPAKKDRILAGVTVVSMVFSLLFFLIPALHRVSSGLRLIILTVLIAGAAAVLFPVPDTMEVSHE from the coding sequence ATGAATACCAGAAGAGAACAGCTAAAATCCGGAATAAAGGATGGAATCCCCATCTGCCTTGGTTACTTTGCCGTTTCCTTTACGTTTGGAATTATGGCCATAAATTATGGGCTATCGCCTTGGCAGTCCATTGCAATCTCCCTTACCAGCCTGACATCAGCAGGACAATTTGCCGGTCTGGGCATCATCACGGCAGGTGCTCCCTTTGCTGAAATGGCCATTGCCCAGTTGGTCATTAATCTGCGCTATAGTCTCATGTCCTGCTCCCTATCCCAAAAGCTTGATAAAACAACCCCATTTTATCACCGTCTGCTGATTGGCTACGGGATAACGGATGAAATCTTCGGCGTTTCCGTGTGCAGGCCGGGTCCGTTAAACCCCTGGTATTGCTACGGCCTGTTTCTACTGGCCGTTCCTGGCTGGACCCTGGGAACCGCAGCAGGAGCGTTCTTGGGCCAGCTTCTTCCTGAAAGGGCTTTAAGCGCTTTGGGGGTAGCCCTATATGGAATGTTTCTGGCAATTATCATCCCCCCTGCAAAGAAAGATCGGATTCTGGCGGGAGTAACCGTCGTTTCCATGGTCTTTAGTCTTTTGTTTTTCTTAATTCCGGCACTTCACAGGGTTTCTTCCGGACTCAGACTGATCATTCTGACAGTTTTGATCGCGGGAGCTGCTGCTGTTTTATTCCCGGTACCGGACACTATGGAGGTTTCCCATGAATAA
- a CDS encoding NUDIX hydrolase, translated as MRHKNLTTLCYIQQEESYLMLHRIKKKDDMNQDKWLGVGGHLEEGESPEECLLREVKEETGLSLTSYLLRAIITFVSDTYPDEYMFLYTADGYEGNLTECAEGELKWIPREEIGGLSLWEGDRIFFELLLTDIPFFSLKLVYTGDHLSYALLNGKPLALPPAITKVPSSQRVHS; from the coding sequence ATGAGGCATAAAAATTTAACAACACTTTGTTATATCCAGCAGGAAGAAAGCTATTTAATGCTGCACCGGATTAAAAAGAAGGACGATATGAACCAGGACAAGTGGCTGGGAGTAGGAGGCCATTTGGAGGAAGGGGAGAGTCCGGAGGAATGTCTTTTACGAGAGGTAAAGGAAGAGACCGGATTATCCCTGACTTCCTACTTACTTAGAGCTATTATAACCTTTGTATCAGACACGTATCCGGATGAATACATGTTTTTATACACCGCTGACGGATATGAAGGGAACTTGACCGAGTGTGCGGAAGGAGAACTTAAATGGATCCCCAGGGAAGAAATAGGCGGGCTGTCTCTTTGGGAAGGAGACCGTATTTTCTTTGAACTGTTACTCACGGATATTCCTTTCTTTTCCTTAAAACTTGTGTATACCGGGGATCATCTGTCATACGCTTTGTTAAATGGCAAACCATTGGCACTCCCGCCGGCTATTACAAAAGTTCCTTCTTCGCAAAGAGTGCATAGCTGA
- a CDS encoding GntR family transcriptional regulator, which translates to MEIIISSNTNKPIYEQITSQIKALIMSGELQTGDPIPSMRALAKSIHVSVITVQKAYEDLQRDGFIETTVGRGSFVSAQNKDFFQEEQQRKAEEHLQEAADIARTSGISLGKLIEILTMFYQEEE; encoded by the coding sequence GTGGAGATTATAATCAGCAGTAATACAAATAAGCCCATATATGAACAGATTACTTCGCAAATAAAAGCGCTGATTATGAGCGGAGAGCTGCAGACCGGAGATCCTATTCCATCCATGCGGGCATTGGCTAAATCCATTCATGTCAGCGTCATTACCGTACAAAAAGCCTATGAAGATTTACAACGGGACGGCTTCATTGAAACTACCGTTGGGCGAGGCAGTTTTGTATCGGCACAAAACAAAGATTTCTTTCAGGAAGAACAACAGCGAAAAGCTGAGGAACATCTGCAGGAGGCTGCCGATATTGCCCGTACCAGCGGCATATCACTGGGCAAACTGATAGAAATTTTAACCATGTTTTACCAGGAGGAGGAGTAA
- a CDS encoding DUF6774 domain-containing protein has product MSYCCDVLFISALACQIADCLNDDELTLLAADTLLLSDTLNAIAVRRSICNSSADDKSSSNTTSSDQANNTDEKT; this is encoded by the coding sequence ATGAGTTATTGTTGCGATGTACTATTTATTTCTGCATTGGCCTGTCAAATAGCAGATTGTTTAAATGATGATGAATTAACACTTTTGGCTGCAGACACGCTATTGTTAAGTGATACATTAAATGCAATCGCTGTCCGCCGGTCAATCTGTAATTCATCTGCAGACGATAAAAGTTCATCTAATACTACCTCTTCCGATCAGGCTAACAATACAGATGAAAAAACTTAA
- a CDS encoding ABC transporter ATP-binding protein, translating into MEPILQVENLTKQYPDFKLDHVSFSIPKGAIMGLIGENGAGKSTTINAILDLIQKDEGVVKFWGQELSSDPRNIKENIGVVFDGINFYETLTPAKIGRISASAYKQWDETAYDNYLKKLQLPPRKEIKAFSRGMKMKLSIAVALSHKPKLLILDEATGGLDPVMRDDMLDLFLDFVQDENHSILMSSHISTDLEKVADYITFIHKGKALFCKEKDELRYQYGIIRCKTDQFDAIDRSEILAYRKRDYQWDVLVADKEKARRKYKTAVVDDATIDDILLLYVKGDQI; encoded by the coding sequence ATGGAACCAATTTTGCAAGTTGAAAATCTGACGAAACAATATCCTGATTTTAAATTGGATCATGTATCATTTTCCATTCCCAAAGGTGCTATTATGGGATTGATCGGTGAGAACGGCGCTGGTAAAAGTACCACGATCAATGCAATCCTGGATCTTATCCAAAAGGACGAAGGGGTGGTTAAGTTTTGGGGTCAGGAACTTTCTTCCGATCCCAGAAACATCAAAGAAAACATAGGAGTCGTGTTTGACGGCATCAATTTCTATGAAACCCTTACACCGGCCAAAATAGGCAGAATATCGGCTTCTGCCTATAAGCAATGGGATGAAACCGCCTACGATAACTATTTGAAAAAATTACAGCTTCCTCCCCGCAAAGAGATCAAAGCATTTTCCAGGGGAATGAAAATGAAGCTTAGCATTGCTGTTGCGCTTTCCCATAAACCGAAGCTTCTGATTCTGGATGAGGCAACCGGCGGGCTTGACCCGGTCATGCGTGACGATATGCTGGATTTGTTTTTGGACTTCGTACAGGATGAGAACCATTCGATTCTTATGTCGTCCCACATTTCTACGGACCTGGAAAAGGTGGCGGATTATATCACTTTTATTCATAAAGGGAAGGCCCTGTTCTGCAAAGAAAAGGATGAATTGCGCTACCAGTATGGTATTATCCGATGTAAAACAGATCAGTTCGATGCTATCGATCGATCTGAGATCCTTGCTTACCGGAAACGTGACTATCAATGGGATGTGCTGGTGGCAGACAAGGAAAAGGCCCGCCGTAAATACAAAACGGCAGTGGTGGATGATGCCACTATTGACGATATCCTTCTTCTCTATGTAAAGGGAGACCAGATATAA
- a CDS encoding cation:proton antiporter: MNFLLKISIVIFVGIIGGKAARVFKLPNVSGYLVAGLFLGPSFLKFISSSDMESFSVINELALAVIAFSIGNEFVIKDMLKLGKSIVIITMAEVVGAVVIVFTVMYYLLNQPFAFSIVIASMSAATAPAATLLVIRQYNAHGPLTKTILPVVALDDVFGIIAFGIAMSLATLSTGQQDFSVIQMFNGLIIEIGGSILLGLVLGFILTIFAKKSSGRDELQAASLMAIGIATGISISLGLSPLLTCIMMGTTVVNTLKKSKRVFDSINDFASPVYILFFTLAGASLDLSILVSVGIVGVAYVIARAGGKMLGAWVGAKTVKADPNITKYLGLGLLPQGGISIGLLVLVRQQLPEYAVAIGTIIMFSVLIYEVTGPVFAKLAIQKAGEIDQLEKKEEKHNQKKNNVVHVSQSYD; encoded by the coding sequence TTGAATTTTCTATTGAAAATCAGTATTGTAATATTTGTTGGAATTATAGGCGGGAAAGCAGCCAGAGTCTTTAAGCTTCCCAATGTATCCGGTTATCTGGTAGCAGGATTGTTTTTAGGACCCTCTTTTTTAAAATTTATTAGTTCAAGTGATATGGAATCATTTTCTGTAATTAATGAATTGGCCTTGGCAGTGATTGCCTTTAGTATAGGTAATGAATTTGTCATTAAAGATATGCTGAAATTAGGGAAATCCATTGTAATCATTACTATGGCAGAGGTTGTTGGAGCCGTTGTTATTGTTTTTACTGTCATGTACTATTTACTAAATCAGCCTTTTGCCTTTAGCATTGTAATTGCATCGATGTCAGCTGCAACGGCGCCGGCCGCAACTTTATTAGTAATAAGGCAGTATAACGCTCATGGCCCATTAACAAAAACAATATTACCTGTAGTTGCATTAGATGATGTGTTTGGAATAATAGCTTTTGGAATTGCCATGTCTTTAGCAACACTATCGACAGGTCAACAGGATTTTTCCGTAATACAAATGTTTAATGGTCTGATTATTGAGATAGGAGGCTCTATTTTACTTGGTCTGGTTCTAGGGTTTATTCTTACTATTTTTGCGAAGAAATCAAGCGGTCGTGACGAGCTTCAGGCAGCATCGCTCATGGCAATTGGAATCGCAACAGGAATATCCATTAGTTTAGGATTATCACCTTTATTAACGTGTATTATGATGGGAACTACTGTGGTAAATACATTAAAAAAGTCGAAGAGAGTTTTTGACTCGATCAATGATTTTGCATCACCAGTCTATATTTTATTTTTCACATTAGCAGGTGCCAGCCTGGATTTAAGTATTTTAGTCAGCGTAGGAATTGTGGGGGTCGCTTATGTAATTGCAAGGGCCGGTGGAAAAATGCTGGGTGCATGGGTCGGTGCGAAAACTGTGAAAGCCGATCCTAATATTACGAAATACCTCGGTTTGGGATTACTCCCTCAAGGTGGTATATCCATTGGCCTTCTTGTACTGGTGCGTCAGCAATTACCGGAATATGCCGTTGCGATTGGTACCATTATCATGTTTAGCGTATTGATTTATGAAGTAACAGGTCCTGTATTCGCTAAGCTGGCGATACAAAAAGCTGGTGAAATTGATCAATTGGAGAAGAAAGAAGAAAAACATAATCAGAAGAAAAACAATGTTGTTCATGTTTCTCAGTCATATGATTAA
- a CDS encoding CarD family transcriptional regulator, whose protein sequence is MNIGDVIIYGNHGICKVTGLQDMCMDEKIRPYYVLKPVYHTASTVYVSAISNRRKTEIRHILSADEIFTLVKKMSDKDYIWIKDNRKRKELYGQILADGNRSELIKMIKTLRCHKQELKNTNKDRKLQNSDESFLKDAEKTLCEEFAYVLSIKREEVIPFIYEQRL, encoded by the coding sequence ATGAACATAGGTGATGTCATCATATACGGAAATCATGGTATTTGTAAGGTTACCGGATTACAGGATATGTGCATGGATGAAAAAATCCGTCCATACTATGTACTCAAGCCTGTCTACCATACTGCCTCAACAGTATACGTCTCAGCTATAAGCAACCGAAGAAAAACTGAAATTCGCCATATTCTCTCTGCCGATGAAATTTTCACTCTAGTTAAGAAAATGTCGGATAAAGATTACATTTGGATTAAGGATAATCGTAAGCGTAAAGAATTATACGGCCAGATTCTTGCAGATGGTAATCGCTCCGAACTTATAAAAATGATAAAAACTTTGCGCTGTCACAAACAAGAGCTAAAAAACACAAATAAAGACAGGAAATTACAGAATTCTGACGAAAGCTTTCTTAAAGATGCTGAAAAAACGCTTTGTGAGGAGTTTGCTTATGTATTGAGTATCAAGCGTGAAGAGGTCATTCCGTTTATCTATGAGCAGAGATTATAA
- a CDS encoding GNAT family N-acetyltransferase, which yields MFITIYNDCDEQEFLNLVRINGLLEHNMKKTNGKLKVPNKEFTNIARNEKGVIIGGVSGSTYLSSLEIEVLWVQEAYRGQKIASRLLEVIEHQAKDAGCLIAHLTTYSFQAPLFYQKQGYVICGEVNGFPDDIRLYTLKKQL from the coding sequence ATGTTTATAACTATTTATAATGATTGTGATGAGCAAGAGTTTTTAAATTTAGTTCGTATAAATGGATTGCTTGAGCACAATATGAAAAAAACGAACGGTAAATTAAAAGTACCAAATAAGGAGTTTACAAATATTGCCCGCAATGAAAAGGGAGTTATTATTGGGGGTGTATCGGGATCTACATATCTTTCCTCCTTAGAAATAGAGGTTCTTTGGGTGCAGGAGGCTTATAGGGGACAAAAAATCGCATCGCGTTTATTGGAAGTAATTGAACATCAGGCAAAAGACGCTGGATGCTTGATTGCTCATCTGACAACATATTCTTTTCAAGCTCCACTTTTTTATCAAAAGCAAGGATATGTTATTTGTGGAGAAGTCAACGGTTTTCCCGACGATATCAGACTATATACATTAAAGAAACAGTTATAA
- a CDS encoding AzlD domain-containing protein translates to MNNRIYLYILVMAAVTYFIRVLPLTLIRQEIRTTFIRSFLYYVPYVTLSVMTFPAILTATKSIWSGIAALLAAAILAYKEKSLFQVSLAACIVVYVMEFFL, encoded by the coding sequence ATGAATAACCGAATCTATCTTTACATATTGGTCATGGCCGCTGTTACCTATTTTATCCGCGTCCTTCCCCTGACCCTGATCCGGCAGGAAATAAGGACAACCTTCATCCGGTCTTTCCTTTACTATGTCCCCTATGTGACATTGTCGGTAATGACCTTTCCTGCCATTCTTACGGCCACCAAAAGCATATGGTCCGGTATCGCTGCTCTTTTGGCAGCTGCCATTCTGGCTTATAAGGAAAAAAGCCTGTTCCAGGTTTCCTTAGCCGCCTGCATAGTTGTTTATGTAATGGAATTCTTCCTGTGA
- a CDS encoding GNAT family N-acetyltransferase, giving the protein MDKISIKRLSLDDADSLFKFEIENRSYFNTIGLSRSDSYYNRDSFQEIIESLVGEQEKDTHYMYLVMNTQGEVIGRVNLTDVIKEPLNKAELGYRIGEKHQGKGFATAAVKLVMKQAYLVHKLHRIEAGTSPQNIGSQIVLIKNGFHVVGKYNQYILKSDGWADSLLFEKVLDQS; this is encoded by the coding sequence GTGGATAAGATTTCTATTAAGCGATTGTCTTTGGATGATGCAGACAGTCTTTTTAAATTTGAAATAGAAAACCGTTCCTATTTTAATACGATTGGTTTGTCTCGAAGTGACTCGTATTATAATCGAGATTCGTTTCAAGAAATAATAGAAAGTTTAGTAGGTGAACAAGAAAAAGATACTCACTATATGTATCTGGTAATGAATACGCAGGGTGAGGTTATTGGCAGAGTTAACCTCACTGATGTTATAAAAGAACCTTTGAATAAAGCAGAATTGGGGTACCGGATCGGTGAAAAACATCAAGGGAAAGGATTTGCAACTGCAGCTGTAAAGCTAGTTATGAAGCAAGCGTACTTGGTGCATAAGCTACATAGAATTGAAGCTGGAACCTCTCCTCAAAATATAGGCTCTCAAATTGTTTTAATTAAAAATGGTTTTCACGTTGTCGGAAAGTATAACCAGTATATTTTGAAAAGTGATGGTTGGGCTGATAGTTTGCTTTTTGAAAAAGTCTTAGACCAAAGTTAA
- a CDS encoding LysR family transcriptional regulator: MNLYISKTNVYNENIRKTDDKELVDVKRYLAVMKIVETGGFTRASEELGYTQSAVSQMVQSLEEELGTVLFIRSKKGVVLTPDGAELLPYIKNIYHAYRELTEKRKEMEGIQNATIRIGTFASVSCHWLPGLIKTFKEKYPLVSFELYQGDYTAIEQLVKDGSVDFGLINPQAVGDPELKTIPLKKDPMLAVLPLSHPLAEHKKILLEELASEPFILLEEGSLSEPMESFREHGIKPNIQYIVHDDYTIMAMIEKGLGVGILSELILNRADYKNLVRVTEPPLARTIGVVFKDKKILPVASRQFLEYLTEEYGELGPSV; encoded by the coding sequence ATGAACCTTTACATCAGTAAAACAAATGTTTATAATGAAAACATTAGAAAAACTGATGATAAGGAGCTGGTGGATGTGAAGCGGTACCTGGCAGTTATGAAAATTGTGGAAACAGGAGGATTTACCAGGGCCTCCGAAGAACTTGGATATACTCAGTCTGCCGTCAGTCAGATGGTGCAGTCATTAGAGGAGGAACTGGGTACGGTACTGTTTATCCGTTCTAAAAAAGGCGTGGTATTGACACCCGATGGAGCAGAACTATTACCTTACATAAAAAATATATACCATGCTTACAGGGAACTGACAGAGAAGCGAAAAGAAATGGAAGGGATTCAGAATGCCACCATCCGGATCGGCACCTTTGCCAGTGTATCCTGTCATTGGCTGCCGGGATTAATTAAGACGTTTAAGGAGAAATACCCGTTGGTCAGCTTTGAACTCTACCAGGGGGATTATACGGCCATTGAGCAGTTGGTTAAGGATGGAAGCGTGGATTTTGGCCTCATCAATCCCCAGGCAGTGGGAGATCCGGAGCTTAAGACCATTCCGTTAAAGAAAGATCCCATGCTGGCCGTTCTTCCCCTTTCCCATCCCCTGGCAGAACATAAGAAGATCTTATTGGAGGAACTGGCATCAGAACCGTTCATTCTCCTGGAAGAAGGAAGCCTTAGTGAACCTATGGAAAGTTTTCGTGAGCATGGGATCAAGCCCAATATCCAGTATATCGTCCATGATGATTATACGATCATGGCCATGATCGAAAAAGGACTGGGAGTTGGGATTTTATCAGAACTTATATTAAACCGTGCGGATTATAAAAATTTGGTTAGAGTGACGGAACCGCCATTAGCCAGAACCATTGGTGTTGTTTTTAAGGATAAGAAGATACTCCCTGTTGCCAGCAGGCAATTCCTGGAGTATCTCACAGAAGAATATGGAGAACTGGGACCCAGCGTCTAA
- a CDS encoding ABC-2 transporter permease: protein MKSLILKDLYNIGHNAKSMIFILLVLAFALIPSSGVEGYIIMSGILCSMMIITTFSFDDQSKWLKYAMVMPVTKKDIVISKFIVLLIFSAIGAVTGLIIGAIGGTIVHKGIFSSVNNMLSLLFTGAVSLVISEIAGSMSIPLLFKFGAEKARILMLVSCLIPASIFFGIYKLFTLLGVSFTDQIIFILLCCSPFLALVWNFSMYKISYALFAKKELL from the coding sequence ATGAAAAGTTTGATTTTAAAAGATTTATATAACATCGGACACAATGCCAAATCCATGATTTTTATACTGCTGGTTTTAGCTTTCGCTCTTATTCCTTCATCCGGAGTAGAGGGTTATATTATCATGAGCGGCATTCTATGCAGCATGATGATTATCACGACATTCAGCTTTGATGATCAATCCAAATGGTTGAAATACGCGATGGTTATGCCGGTTACTAAAAAGGATATCGTAATCAGCAAATTTATTGTTCTTCTGATCTTCTCAGCCATTGGCGCTGTTACCGGACTGATAATTGGAGCAATAGGCGGCACCATAGTGCATAAGGGTATTTTCAGCAGCGTAAATAACATGCTTTCTCTGCTGTTTACCGGTGCTGTAAGCCTGGTGATTTCAGAAATTGCAGGAAGCATGTCAATTCCTCTTCTGTTTAAATTCGGCGCAGAAAAGGCCCGCATATTAATGCTCGTTTCCTGTTTGATTCCTGCTTCCATCTTCTTTGGCATCTATAAGCTATTCACCTTGCTGGGTGTTTCATTTACAGATCAAATTATATTTATCCTTCTGTGCTGCTCACCGTTTCTTGCACTGGTCTGGAACTTTTCGATGTATAAGATCAGCTATGCACTCTTTGCGAAGAAGGAACTTTTGTAA